The DNA sequence TTCTCAacgtgagattcattctcaacatgccCCCTCAAGTGTGGGCTATTTTCCAGTCTAACATGTGAACAACACAAGTCAGGTGATGTGAAGCATGTGTGGTCATTAGGTTTGACACATGAGACAACTTGCtgtgataccatgaagaaagttgagattctactataaaaccaattgacaatatgaaaaATAGGCACCACCTCTTATGTGGTGAATTTTAAGCCTAATACATCAACACAAATTGAGTGACAAAGTATTTTAAGGAGGAACCCCTCCTTAATCTTAAGAAGCcaaactcttttaaaattaaaacaaaaaaaagacaataaaactgtaaaagtaactgtttttttttttttcttttttctgaacATGTAGGAATCTGaattaaaattacaaatcaAGCATTATGGTAATTCAGTTCAGTGCCAACATATTTTATTGCATTTGAACCGATCTTCCCCATCAGTATCCATCAAATTATTCAACTTTGATCAGCCCTTtatgtttaaataaaaaacaaaaatattgtcAACTAAAAAGTCTTGCACATTATACGGCAAGAAGGGCATTTCTAGCCACTTTGGCTATATAATCTCTTTCATACAATTATGAATCTGATGTCATTTGGTATACggtctaatattattcattttcacttacaaaGAGAGATGTTTTAGGTTTGACTCCCGTAAACAGCGAGTTTGATACTAAATTATTATGACAAACCCATTGTCAGAGTTAGCCCAATCTCTCACCTCTCTAGTGTGAATAATATGATTGATCTTCgttaattcattcaatttgacaaaaaaaaaaatgaaaaaatgtgtgagaaagataaaaatgagtgtgaatATCACCATTCGTCAATAAATCCTGACCCGCATTTCTAGGCCCATTTTGGTGTTCGGTAGCCTTTGCCAAAGTGCACATGTTAGGAAGGAGAGTAAACAACTAATTTTTTGTCCGTGCGATGAGATTTGCCCTCGCGTGAAAATTATTTCAGTTAGATAGGATAATTAGTTATCAAATAGTACTGATTAAATTAGTCGGGATGTTTAATGCTCTACCAGATTTAAACATTGACTATTTAATACTATGTTTGATATTGTGCCGATCATCATACtgtaattataaaattaattttagataGAAATTTGGGTGCCTCAACTTTGATTAATTTCACCCAATACAAAAACTTTGTCATGATACTTCTAGATTTGCCTAGACCTTTTGCTTCTCACACAGAAAAGCCAAAAATTCTCCGTCTTCCCTGCAACACCTTTGCTTTTCACCAagccaaattcaaactcaactcATCAACCTCTACTCAAATACAACCAAAAATtgaaactcaaaactcaaaGCAGATCTGAAAGAGGAAATCCTTCTAGCCACATCTCTTGCCAGATTGTTGCTGCTGGGTTCACAAGAACACCATGAAAGGCAGATGAGAAAGAACACACTTAGAGAGATGAGGAGGAATGGGTTCGATTCATAGCCGACATCGATGTGTGAGGACGTTTGACAGAGTACATCTCAGGATGGGAGAAGTCGGGGTTAGGTTGATGGTGAGGGAGAGGATGGTGCTCTTGCCGTCACCTGCAAGGTAGGGTGGGTAGCTGAGTATTCGGGTTTTTGATGCGCGGGAGATAAAGTGGAGAAGGAAATAGAGAGAACGAGAGACAGGGAGGAAGCTAGAGAGAGCGTCTCGTTGGCCCAACTAATTATACCGAGCCTTTTGAAGGGATAAATAAGCGGGCGTGAATTGGACTAAAAAGGTGGGACCAAATAAATTATACTAGTACTATTTAGTACATAATCACACTAAACATCCGAGACTGTattatttatcctatccgatcCCTTATACGGGGCAGCCAAACAAGGCCTACGGGATCCAATGTTGTTAATTCACACCTTTCCGTTACCTATTGTTGTTAATTCAGTTGGGAATCCAGTGTTGCGTTGCATAGGCCAAAATATCCATATCATCCCTTCCCCATTCATGTTTCAGTTTATGAGACGGTTTTGGATTTATACATCGTCCTTACTTAGTAGAAAagtattttgttgttgttgtaatagttagttataaattattactcgaaaaaaaaaatgttaaggaATTGTTTGACaacgttttttgttttcaatcttcgattatttttgttttcacttttttttttctttttcaaattgaaATACTCAGTTTTGTAATTTCTGTTGCTCTAAAAGAACCTAAAGGAAACTAAAGCCTTTAACTTATGGCAATAATGTGTCCACTTTCAGTATAGGGGTATTCTATACCTCGATCATGTTTTTACATTTGATTCCCCATAACAGAATgactttttaataaataaaagattgatcataatttatttgttgtacgtagttttttttaaaacaatattttttttttgaacaaacgatattattcaCATTAAGAGGGTGAGAGAGTGGTCTAAGTCTCAAAATGGGTTTGCAATAATATGGTGAAAATTCGCCTTTGATGAGAATAAGAATACTACTAAACCGCACTACTAAGTGGCTTTAAAGCAATATTGTTAGTAGAGAAATAATAACATGATGTTTATTATAATGTGTGAATGGTTAAAATTGTACAATAACTAGCATctctaaattgaaaaaaataaataaatacttttTATCTCACATTTCTCtccaacttcttcttcttcttctttttttttttttttttaatttatatatatatatatatatttttatctttatatataaagtcaaTGGCCCAATGAACAGTATTTTTTGGTGTCACaagtttcaccaaaaataattggacaaaaatgcccctcaaacaaaaaacttgaaaagcaatccaaaataatgcatcataTGTGGCAGAGATATATTCGTcattttaacagtgttttttaatatttaatttcttttgtacatttttttaattttattttttaataattaatacctcacaataggttagtaataatgtgattcaatcaattcttcattaaatattattttctctatttttaaacacgttttaaatatattaataggcgtgtaatgccggtgataaaaaaagtatttcgcacgcggataataatgtgattaaactgtcaaatgaatttttttttaacaaaagattatctacactaagggggatgagatgagcttagcctcataatggactagcaataaagtgattcaatcagttatttattaaattttattttctctattcttaatataaattcaatagaaatcaattttattatgtagattcagctgctttaattggtttatgagaggtttcttctagcatgatatacgattattcatttacttcaaatatttgactttccttttgtcaatttacgcatataaatacatttaaaatgtgtaagtcgcgcgtagcacgccgtgattcaaaaaatgccttcTGCACGCACATGAGtgtgtgcatgaaggctagtataTGTTTACACATGATGTGGGTATTGTTTAATGGAAAGAGATAATCTCCAGATCTCTTCCTCCAAAACCtgcggatcaagtgatccggactcttgaaatttgatctaacgataTAAAATTATTATCTTTCAGGGGCCCGGATTTCAAGggttttgaatcaaattttaaaagttcaGATCACTTGATCCGTAGATTTTGAAGAaagagatccggagatgatTCTTTCCTTATGTAACCTATTtctaatttcaaaattttcactcaAACCCTTCTCACCTACCACGTGTAAAGCTCTCACAGCGACTCTCACCTCTCTCTCATTTCCCACCAGCCACTCTACTACCCTGCTCCctcagtctctctctcctctcttcctctctctctagaCGCTGATAAAAATTTCAGCAACATAAACAAACGCCGTCACATAACACCCCTGCAGTTTATCAAAGCCCCCTCACTTTCAGCTCCCGAAAGCTGTTACCACCCCCATACCCAGACAACGACAACACACCCACACGCACAACGATGAACCAGGGGCTCGCTTTCCCATAAAACGACACCGTCGCGCTTCAAATTCCGTGCCTATCGATTGGCGCCGGGAACAGAGAAGGCTCACATCAACTGCTCCGACGACCTAGACGGTCGCATCGTCGTTCGCTGACTGATtgattgctctctctctctctgctgaAATGGCTTCGGAGGATGTGAAACCGAGCGAATCGGCGGTCACGACGATCGTCAGTCTGGCCGAGGAGGCGAAAATGGCTAGGGAGGGCGTCGTCAAGGCTCCGAGCCTCGCGCTGCTCAGCGTCTGCAAGTCGCTCGTCGCTGGCGGAGTCGCCGGTGGAGTGTGAGTTTCTCGATTTCTCGAGCTTTCGTCTGTTTGTTTCCATGGAAATGAAGTTCATCGAAAGCAAATATTCCCGCAAAAATTTGATCTTGTTTTTTAAAATTCGTTTGACGAAGCAATTAATGTGGTTGAATCTTTAAATTTAATTGCTTGGTTAAtgcaaaagaagaaggagatCGAAATATTAAATCTTGCTAATCTATTGAATATGGTTTAGCGTCGCCAATGTGTAGTATTTGAAGGTCATGAATTTGAAGTATTTAATCTCATGTGGTATCCGGAATTTGAAGTCCATTAGATTGCATGATGTGAACGAAATTGTTGTGTCGTTGCGACAATATCAGGATCAGATTGTtctttgtttatatgttttCTCAATGCTATTGCCATGTTGACTGTTCTTGATtactgaaatgtttttttttccatccAGGTCACGCACGGCTGTTGCTCCATTGGAACGAATGAAAATTTTGCTTCAGGTTcgttttttcaattaattgtgTGCAATGTCATTCTCTTGTTTATATAAGTACcaacatatacacacacaataaCACATAGAAGTAAATTTCGTTCCTGACTGTTTGGCTTGTCTGCAGGTCCAGAATCCGCATAACATAAAATACAACGGAACGATACAAGGCTTGAAGCATATCTGGAGAACTGAGGGTTTCCGTGGATTGTTTAAAGGGAATGGTACGAATTGTGCTCGTATTGTCCCCAACTCAGCTGTCAAGTTCTTCAGCTACGAGCAAGCTTCCAAGTATGTTTCTGACAAGATTGAATGTTCATTTCTTTTTTCGTCTGCGATTCCAGTACATGTTTAATTTATCTTGGTTTTTGTTTCGTTCATATTTGCCCATCAATGTTGCATTATTGGTATGATGTAAAATCTTTTACACCTTCTGAACGCATAAAGGTATCTTGTCACTACATATTATGTTGTCCCACATTACCTTCTTCTGAATGATCCTTGCTATCTATGACAGGGGAATATTGTGGCTGTATCGGGATCAAACTGGCAATGGTATGTCCACACTTACCATAAACTGTTCCCTTGATGTGTAATGGTTAGTAATTTAACTGGTGCTTTTGAAGAATTACTTTTTGCATTGGGCCGGTTAACAGTTTGACTCAGTTTGGGTTGCTGTTTAATAATTTATGCCTTGTAAAATGTGTAACAGTGGCTATCTAACATCCACATAATCACATTATAAACTAACAAAGAAACTTTAAGACTGGTATGATGTGAGCATTCGGAAAATGACTTGATCTTTATAGTTCCTTTTCTTGGAACACAGAGACAGACAGTTAGAAGTCCATGGATAATGTAGGTGATTGATATCTCTGTTTCTTTTAAATATCTGCAGATGATGCTCAGCTCACTCCTCTCTTACGTCTTGGAGCTGGAGCATGTGCTGGAATTATTGCTATGTCTGCAACCTACCCAATGGACATGGTACGAGGAAGGATCACTGTACAGGTACTTATTTCGGTCCCTGTTCTTTCGTTGTTCCATAGAACGAATGTTTTAAAGACCTTGATAATTTCCAGTCATATCAGTCATCAATTAATGTTTAATTTCTATAAGAAGTTTCagaaattaatgtttttatttactattaaagaaaatatttatgttttgttgGTTTTAAATTTGCAGACAGAGAATTCTCCCTTTCAGTACAGGGGAATGTTCCATGCTCTATCAACTGTGCTCCGGGAGGAGGGCCCACGGGCTTTGTACAAGGGCTGGCTTCCTTCTGTTATTGGAGTTGTAAGTTTCTTTCGCTACAAAATGTGTTTTCGCATATCTACCACTCTACCACCCTTTTGATATGGGttccaaattaaaaagaaataaagtttGCTGACTTAGCAATAGATGGTCTTTCTAGGATCTAACTCCGATGATTTATCTATGTGCAAAACTACCTATTGCTCCTTTTGTTGCTCCTCTGAAGTCGGATTGCAAGATTTACTTTTGTTGTGAACCCTACACcgtcaattttgtttgcaggTTCCATATGTTGGTCTCAACTTTGCTGTGTATGAATCCCTGAAGGATTGGTTAATCAAAAGTAGGCCATTTGGACTTGTTCAAGATACAGATTTGAGCGTGACAACAAGGTTGGCATG is a window from the Pyrus communis chromosome 16, drPyrComm1.1, whole genome shotgun sequence genome containing:
- the LOC137720532 gene encoding mitochondrial adenine nucleotide transporter ADNT1-like, whose amino-acid sequence is MASEDVKPSESAVTTIVSLAEEAKMAREGVVKAPSLALLSVCKSLVAGGVAGGVSRTAVAPLERMKILLQVQNPHNIKYNGTIQGLKHIWRTEGFRGLFKGNGTNCARIVPNSAVKFFSYEQASKGILWLYRDQTGNDDAQLTPLLRLGAGACAGIIAMSATYPMDMVRGRITVQTENSPFQYRGMFHALSTVLREEGPRALYKGWLPSVIGVVPYVGLNFAVYESLKDWLIKSRPFGLVQDTDLSVTTRLACGAAAGTVGQTVAYPLDVIRRRMQMVGWSHAASVVSGDGISKTPLEYTGMVDAFRKTVRHEGFGALYKGLVPNCVKVVPSIAIAFVTYEMVKDILGVEIRISD